A genome region from Aestuariivirga litoralis includes the following:
- a CDS encoding glycosyltransferase family 2 protein, with protein MNSSHFISPLPIRGEFQPTATTKKPRIAVAIPCYRVKGHVLSVIEKIGPEVHCIYVVDDCCPENSGRYVEENCRDTRVQIIYNAVNQGVGGATLVGMQAAAAQDADVIVKIDGDGQMDPAHILSFTDVILAGEADYAKGNRFFEPEGVATMPTLRLLGNASLSFFTKLSTGYWQTFDPTNGYIAIHASLIDELPLQKIAKRYFFESDLLFRLALIGARVVDVPMRGHYGDETSGLKPLNEIPRFAISHLRNTYKRIVYNYFLRNFSVASVELVLGLIALVFGVVFGLFNWNHYRVATAGTVMLAALPIILGVQFLLAFLNYDIQSTPAQALHPRLRKSRRNISPVHNQNDATGKP; from the coding sequence ATGAACTCTTCCCATTTCATCTCTCCATTGCCCATCAGGGGCGAATTTCAACCGACTGCAACCACGAAGAAACCAAGGATCGCTGTGGCAATTCCGTGCTATCGCGTGAAAGGGCATGTCCTTTCAGTGATTGAAAAGATCGGTCCAGAAGTTCACTGCATCTATGTCGTCGATGACTGCTGCCCCGAAAACTCCGGGCGATATGTCGAAGAGAATTGCCGCGATACCCGGGTTCAAATTATTTACAACGCCGTCAATCAAGGTGTGGGCGGCGCAACGCTGGTTGGCATGCAGGCCGCCGCCGCGCAGGATGCCGACGTTATTGTGAAGATTGATGGCGATGGTCAGATGGATCCCGCCCATATTCTAAGCTTTACCGATGTCATTCTCGCAGGGGAAGCAGACTATGCGAAAGGCAATCGCTTCTTCGAGCCGGAAGGCGTTGCCACAATGCCGACGCTGCGATTGTTGGGCAATGCCAGCCTCTCCTTTTTCACCAAGCTCTCAACCGGATATTGGCAAACATTCGATCCCACGAATGGCTATATCGCAATCCATGCGAGTTTGATTGACGAGCTGCCCTTGCAAAAGATTGCCAAACGCTATTTTTTTGAATCTGATCTCTTGTTTCGATTGGCGCTGATTGGTGCCCGCGTGGTCGATGTCCCGATGCGAGGGCATTACGGCGACGAGACGAGCGGATTGAAGCCACTCAATGAAATACCGCGGTTTGCAATTTCCCATCTGCGCAATACTTATAAGCGCATCGTCTATAACTATTTTCTTCGCAACTTCAGCGTCGCGTCGGTCGAATTGGTGCTGGGGCTCATCGCCCTGGTTTTCGGGGTGGTTTTCGGTCTTTTCAATTGGAATCATTACCGGGTGGCAACGGCGGGCACGGTCATGCTTGCGGCACTCCCCATTATTTTGGGCGTGCAATTCTTGTTGGCATTTCTCAACTACGATATCCAATCGACACCTGCTCAGGCGTTGCACCCCCGCCTGAGGAAATCCAGGCGCAACATTTCTCCGGTGCACAATCAGAATGACGCGACGGGAAAACCGTAA
- a CDS encoding NAD(P)H-dependent oxidoreductase, with translation MKVNVIYAHPVTDSYQAVLHHRIVRALAARGDEVIDHDLYAMEFDPVMKASEWRGHSNSAQPPDELRPYIEALQWADACVFCFPTWWSGLPAILKGYFDRVWRPGVAFEIPAHGGALKPALRNIRRMGVVTTCASPWWYNEVYMQNPARKVLLRGLKSMCGPRTEHIYLTRHSVESISSRKREQFADFVEQQFARF, from the coding sequence ATGAAGGTAAACGTGATCTACGCCCATCCCGTGACGGACAGCTACCAAGCCGTTTTGCACCACCGGATTGTGCGCGCGCTTGCAGCGCGGGGCGATGAAGTGATTGATCATGACCTCTATGCCATGGAATTTGATCCGGTGATGAAAGCCAGTGAGTGGCGTGGCCATTCCAATTCTGCGCAGCCACCGGATGAATTGAGGCCATATATCGAAGCACTGCAATGGGCTGACGCTTGCGTGTTCTGCTTTCCCACCTGGTGGTCGGGGCTTCCCGCAATTTTGAAGGGATACTTTGACAGGGTGTGGCGGCCGGGTGTGGCTTTTGAAATACCGGCCCATGGTGGAGCGCTCAAGCCTGCACTCCGGAATATCCGCCGGATGGGCGTGGTCACCACCTGCGCATCGCCATGGTGGTACAACGAAGTCTACATGCAAAACCCGGCCAGAAAAGTGCTTCTGCGCGGCCTGAAGTCCATGTGTGGACCGCGGACAGAACATATCTATCTGACCCGGCATTCTGTAGAATCCATCTCCTCCAGGAAGCGAGAGCAATTTGCGGACTTTGTAGAACAACAATTCGC